The Ochotona princeps isolate mOchPri1 chromosome 1, mOchPri1.hap1, whole genome shotgun sequence genome has a segment encoding these proteins:
- the C1H6orf132 gene encoding uncharacterized protein C6orf132 homolog, with the protein MKKNQTVQGTFSKLFGKKHASPGATSLYATNPPWIFTQEAPETTTRDFDGIYYGDHRFDTVSESGTATLKARPRVRPLLTFLPLNAQENHGLAVPTPSVPEDFVDKAVTGSGSLVNGNLRLYSSVGDLRPVHYGQDPLIPPPPPGPAPCPPKDVPSRAAEESPPPPPPATAPPPPPLLLEPPPPPPPSTAPPPPPAPGALSPPSTLSSPSTPTPPDFIPPAPPMAFSAPPPPPMPAPTPPAPASPRAQLFPPGSVTKWKSEVALNGKQPEAPRASPPRSPAELNGNHLQPNVEPHLTFPRAFKVPPPTPVRTSSIPVQEAQGAPAQEEGITEKAPSRLSLPPTFHIRPASQVYPDKAPDPDHSGELKVEAPNSLRLCQSQTNEQVAPPPPPAPPLPPPAPPLPPAAPPLPSAEKAAPAPAGFTKSPKSTSPALKPKPESKPPSPEDTASSSPVDWRDPSQMEKLRSELAAYLCGSRREDRSLGPRPGPTVASQSRDKRGPDLPETEESPYSVPGTSSHGEDASLALPPVDYVPQDSPTPSVQQLRNELEARLSSSAQREGKPSLGSLPPKPRLEGGRMFENGMNGKFSKPGTKNSSPLSSSPLPASPLQAKATPGPVTPPKATPGPAIPPKASPGSSTSPKTSPGPATPVKASPVKATPGPAIPPKASPGPSTSPKTSPGAGIPVKVSPVKDIPGPDKPAKTPPQSITSSPRMAEKSKSGEAAAPSPPKPQGSPLGTRAIASPMLPAKTSPPDREEAPFIYKPHRGQNNPSHKVAMVTPTLAQGETSGLGGLTKVPEPQNLPAKSPISAQLATTDQLLRHPVTGEVVEQGSPMALLLAARQRAQKGRPSGTPGLGRSSLPGSLRNHSSHSPAEASSDSIFYSEGRPNSFTVVPRLAKEAEKDSRPASSSSSSLVGQSSVPNQWTLPPRRDPQDMEPIHRYKLSKAEPQPLVAWERPSPCNLRQSHLLPKSFSSPPSPSLKWEEEEEEEFNFEVIPPPPEFSNDPEPTPPAVQYQGRRGSPPQKDFSDLGQPLGAPPSGFSRFPRGAAPYSGGGTEGPERFSSTGRSLIKKRLYVGETNRSPTQPPGGPGRSLSTPNCFGPQSGSGGPFTGPAGPEMRRVNSAGRMARGGLQAPRPTLEGISHGGGTAEPKARTGNGGSGGNDYGFAPATVRSARSSPHYGSPINTFTVRPGTRHPISYAYSGTHRKAVP; encoded by the exons AATGCCCAGGAGAACCATGGGCTGGCTGTGCCCACACCCTCTGTCCCAGAAGATTTTGTAGACAAAGCAGTGACAG GCTCCGGCTCACTTGTCAATGGTAACCTGCGACTCTACAGCTCTGTGGGGGACCTTCGGCCCGTGCACTATGGCCAGGATCCACTCATCCCCCCGCCTCCCCCAGGACCAGCCCCATGCCCCCCTAAAGATGTCCCATCACGTGCTGCTGAGGAGTCCCCACCACCCCCTCCACCTGCCAcagctcctcccccacctcccctacTGCTGgaacccccgcccccacccccacccagcacagccccacctccacccccagccccaggggcCCTGTCCCCCCCATCCACCCTTTCCTCCCCATCTACACCCACTCCCCCTGACTTCATCCCACCTGCCCCGCCCATGGCCTtttcagccccacccccaccccctatGCCAGCCCCAACACCCCCAGCACCGGCATCGCCCCGGGCCCAGCTTTTCCCGCCTGGGAGTGTCACCAAGTGGAAATCAGAGGTGGCTCTGAATGGCAAGCAGCCAGAGGCCCCCAGAGCCAGCCCTCCAAGGAGCCCAGCAGAACTTAATGGGAACCACCTGCAGCCCAACGTGGAACCCCACCTCACTTTCCCCCGCGCGTTCAAGgtgccacccccaaccccagtcAGGACTTCGTCCATCCCAGTTCAGGAAGCACAAGGTGCTCCCGCCCAGGAAGAGGGGATCACTGAGAAGGCTCCCAGCCGGCTTTCACTGCCTCCCACCTTCCACATCCGCCCCGCATCCCAGGTCTACCCAGACAAGGCCCCCGACCCAGACCACTCTGGGGAGCTCAAGGTGGAAGCACCCAACAGCCTGAGGCTCTGCCAGTCCCAGACGAATGAGCAAgttgctccccctccccctcctgctcccccactccctcctcctgctccgcctcttcctccagctgccccacccctgccttctGCTGAGAAggcagcccctgcacctgctggctttACGAAAAGCCCTAAATCCACTTCCCCTGCTCTCAAACCCAAACCCGAATCCAAACCCCCCAGCCCAGAAGACACAGCCTCATCATCGCCCGTGGACTGGCGGGACCCCAGCCAGATGGAAAAGCTGAGGAGTGAGCTGGCTGCCTACCTCTGTGGCTCCAGGAGAGAAGACCGATCTCTGGGCCCCAGGCCGGGCCCAACTGTGGCCTCCCAGAGCAGAGATAAGAGGGGCCCTGACCTTCCGGAGACCGAGGAGTCCCCCTACAGTGTTCCTGGGACGAGTTCCCATGGTGAGgatgccagcctggccctgccccctgTGGACTATGTTCCCCAGGACTCTCCAACTCCCAGTGTCCAGCAGCTTCGGAATGAACTGGAGGCCCGGCTTTCCTCCTCGGCGCAGAGGGAAGGCAAGCCCAGCCTAGGCTCCCTGCCTCCCAAACCCCGGCTGGAAGGGGGAAGAATGTTTGAAAACGGGATGAATGGCAAATTCTCCAAACCGGGGACTAAGAATTCGTCGCCTTTGTCCTCCTCCCCTCTACCAGCCTCACCACTCCAGGCAAAGGCCACGCCTGGGCCAGTCACACCACCCAAGGCCACACCTGGACCAGCCATACCACCCAAAGCCTCACCTGGTTCATCCACATCACCCAAGACTTCACCTGGGCCAGCTACGCCAGTCAAGGCCTCACCAGTCAAGGCCACACCTGGACCAGCCATTCCACCTAAAGCTTCACCTGGTCCATCTACATCACCCAAGACTTCACCTGGGGCAGGTATACCAGTCAAGGTCTCACCAGTAAAGGATATACCTGGACCAGACAAACCTGCCAAGACCCCACCTCAGTCCATCACATCGTCTCCACGGATGGCAGAGAAGTCAAAATCTGGAGAAGCTGCAGCACCCTCCCCACCAAAGCCACAAGGGTCACCCTTGGGGACCAGAGCCATCGCCTCTCCTATGCTCCCCGCAAAGACCTCCCCTCCCGATCGGGAGGAAGCACCTTTTATCTATAAGCCCCATCGTGGTCAGAACAACCCCAGCCACAAGGTTGCCATGGTGACACCCACCCTGGCACAAGGAGAGACTTCCGGGTTGGGGGGTCTCACTAAAGTGCCAGAACCCCAGAACCTACCAGCCAAGTCCCCTATCTCAGCCCAGCTGGCGACAACAGACCAACTCCTGAGACATCCAGTGACTGGGGAGGTGGTGGAGCAGGGCTCCCCCATGGCCCTGCTGCTAGCTGCCCGGCAGAGGGCACAGAAGGGGAGGCCTTCAGGAACCCCCGGGCTGGGCCGGTCCTCCCTGCCAGGGAGCCTGCGCAACCACAGCAGCCACAGTCCTGCAGAGGCCAGCTCCGACAGCATTTTTTACAGCGAGGGCCGCCCCAATTCCTTCACTGTGGTCCCCAGGTTAGCCAAGGAGGCGGAGAAGGACTCCCGGCCAGCctcatcgtcatcatcatcattggtGGGGCAGTCTTCAGTTCCCAATCAGTGGACGCTCCCACCCAGAAGAGACCCCCAGGACATGGAGCCCATCCACCGGTACAAGTTGTCCAAGGCTGAGCCCCAgccccttgtggcctgggaaaggccatCCCCCTGCAACCTGCGCCAAAGCCACCTGCTGCCCAAGTCCTTctcatccccaccctctccttccttgaaatgggaagaagaagaggaggaggagttcAACTTTGAGGTCATCCCACCACCCCCAGAGTTCAGCAATGACCCTGAGCCCACACCCCCAGCTGTGCAGTATCAAGGCCGCCGTGGCTCTCCGCCCCAAAAGGACTTCTCAGACTTGGGGCAGCCCCTTGGTGCACCTCCCAGCGGCTTCTCACGCTTCCCCAGGGGAGCTGCACCCTATTCTGGAGGAGGAACTGAGGGACCAGAGCGCTTCTCCAGCACCGGCCGCTCGCTCATCAAGAAGCGCTTGTATGTTGGGGAGACCAACCGCAGCCCCACACAGCCCCCTGGTGGCCCAGGCCGCAGCCTCAGCACCCCCAACTGCTTCGGGCCACAGTCGGGATCTGGAGGGCCCTTCACTGGGCCTGCGGGCCCCGAGATGCGCCGTGTCAACTCAGCTGGCCGCATGGCCCGTGGTGGTCTGCAGGCACCTAGGCCCACCCTGGAGGGCATTTCCCACGGTGGTGGCACAGCCGAGCCCAAGGCCAGAACTGGCAACGGAGGCAGTGGGGGCAATGACTACGGCTTCGCTCCAGCGACAGTCAg GTCTGCCCGCAGCAGCCCCCACTATGGAAGCCCCATCAACACGTTCACCGTGCGACCGGGGACCCGACATCCCATCTCCTATGCCTACTCAGGGACCCATCGGAAAGCTGTGCCCTGA